AGAGCCGATAAGCATATATAGTTATGATACTAATAAAACTATGATGAGTAAGGTTACTATGAAGGTTGAGAAAGACACTCACGAAAAACTCTTAGAAGTGGTCTCAAAATTACAGCTCAAGAAAAAAAGAAGAATCACAATAGATGAGGCTATAAAAGAGTTGATTGAGAATGCTAAGCTATAAGTTTCGCATTTATCCTTCCAAAACCATTCAAGCTAAACTAACGGAACAGCTTGAGCTATGCAGATGGTTATACAATCGTTTATTGTTTGAGCTGAATAAGGCAAAAGAAGAAGGTAGAAAGATAAAACAGAAAGATACACAAGCTCTAATCGTTAAGCTAAAGGAAGAGAATCCTAACCTGAATAAAGTCTACTCCAAGGTTTTGCAGATGGTGAACTACCAGTTATGGTCGAACATCAAAGCCCTATCAGAGTTGAAGAAGAATGGAAAGAAAGTTGGTAAGCTCCGTTATAAGGGTAAGGGATGGTTCAAAACTCTGAACTTCAATCAATCGGGATTCAAGATTGATTTTGAGAATAACAAGCTCATCTTATCTAAGGCTGGTACTATCCCCATCAAACTACACCGTCCAATTGAAGGAAGAATTAAAGGGGTGATTGTAAAAAGAGAGAAATCTTGTAAATTGTATGCAATTGTTCAGGTAGAAGATGAACCAGAGCTATTACCACCAACAGGTAAAGAAGTGGGAATAGATGTTGGTGTAAGACACTTTCTGACAGATAGTGAAGGAAGGCAAATAGAGAATCCCAAGTTTTACGAGAGAACTTTGCAAAGGATAAAGACTCTACAACGCAACCTTTCAAGAAAGCAGAAGGGCTCTAAAAATAGAGAGAAGTCTCGTATTAAGCTTGCTAAAGCTTATGAAAAACTTGTAAATCAGAGAAACGACTTCTTACATAAACTTAGCAGGTTTTACGTGAATAATCACGACATAATAGCAGTTGAAGACTTGAAGATTAGAAATATGGTTAAAGTTGGAAACAAACTAGCTCAACGCATATTGGATGCCTCTTGGGGTAAGTTCATCGAAATGCTCTCCTTCAAGGCTGAGAGAGCTGGAAGGAGAGTCATAAAGGTAAACCCAAGAGGTACATCTGAAGGACTAACTTTTGATGACCTGTATAGGGATTATATCTCAGCTTGCAGGATAAAGAACAAATCGGGGTTGGGACGGTCCTTAGAGCCTGTGGAGAGGAGACCTCTACTCCTCGTTACCGCTAAAGCGGTAATCGAGGGGCAAGTCTTCTCTGTGAAGCAGGAAGCTCCCTGCGTGAGCGGGGAGTAGTTCACTCATTCTGAGGGCTTATCTGAGGAAGTATCGTGGTGTCAGCTTCAGGAGATTGCAGGTTTTTGATTTTCTGGCGTTGATTCGGATGGGTGGGGATGGTTCTCAGAACTAATATCAGCTAAAATATAGATGAGCGTTCAATAATTATAACTCAAAAATATGCACTAAACTGCACAAATTTTTTAAACTTTGTGCACTATATTTTCTCAGGTGCACAGGATGAGGGAGCACGTAATAGCCCAAAAGTATGAACTCGAGAAGCTGGGAAAAGAACACTATGTTGAGAGAGAAGCTGAGAAAAAACTCAAGCAGTACCTTCCAACCGACCTGATAAAGGTAATAACTGGACCTCGAAGGGCTGGAAAAAGCTTTTTAGCGGTGAGAGCTCTTAAAGAAAATTTTGGTTATGTGAACTTTGATGATGAGGTATTGACCAAAGCGGAAGACCTCAACGAGGTTTTAAAGCTTGTCCATGAGGTCTATGGAGAATTTGAAACCCTCTTCCTCGACGAAATCCAGAATGTTAAGGATTGGGAGCTTTTTGTCAATAGGCTCAGAAGATTGGGTTATAACGTCGTTCTTACTGGCTCGAATTCGAAACTGCTGAGCAGTGAGCTGCCATCTGACGGGGAGATATGTGGAAGGTGAACTACCCCTCCCTGTCGGAAGGAGCTTCCTGCTTCAACGACCAGACTCGATCCCCACACACCCACAGCGGAGGTCTCGTCAGATGAGACCGTTCCTCTGCACCCCGTGTGGAAGGCGGGTTACGGAGGTCATGGTCTCCACAGGCTTCACTTCGGGCCGTCCCAGCCCTAGGTCTGCCAGCTCTTTCAGCCTTGCAGACAATAAGAAGTATGATGAGGAAAAATATAAGCTTATCGGCTCTCATCTCCACGCTCACGCATGGAGACTTCCCGCCGATAGGGTTAAAGTTTTTCCGTTCTCCTTCAGGGAATTCTTGAGGGCCAAAAAAATTGAGCCAAAGGTGGAGATGAGCTCTCAGGAAGGAAAAATGCTCTCAAAACTTTCCGAGTATCTGGAAAGGGGGGCTTCCCAGAGGTGGTTGTCAAGGGTTATGATTATCGTGACTATGGGAGAATGCTTTTTGACAGCATCATAATGAAGGATGTGGTTAAGCGAAGGAACGTGAAGTACTCCTCAACCCTCTACGAGCTCTCCCTTTACCTTGTCTCTAACTTTGCTAGAGAGTTCAGCTACACGAAGCTGAAGAACGCTCTAAACATCGGC
The sequence above is a segment of the Methermicoccus shengliensis DSM 18856 genome. Coding sequences within it:
- a CDS encoding RNA-guided endonuclease InsQ/TnpB family protein, yielding MLSYKFRIYPSKTIQAKLTEQLELCRWLYNRLLFELNKAKEEGRKIKQKDTQALIVKLKEENPNLNKVYSKVLQMVNYQLWSNIKALSELKKNGKKVGKLRYKGKGWFKTLNFNQSGFKIDFENNKLILSKAGTIPIKLHRPIEGRIKGVIVKREKSCKLYAIVQVEDEPELLPPTGKEVGIDVGVRHFLTDSEGRQIENPKFYERTLQRIKTLQRNLSRKQKGSKNREKSRIKLAKAYEKLVNQRNDFLHKLSRFYVNNHDIIAVEDLKIRNMVKVGNKLAQRILDASWGKFIEMLSFKAERAGRRVIKVNPRGTSEGLTFDDLYRDYISACRIKNKSGLGRSLEPVERRPLLLVTAKAVIEGQVFSVKQEAPCVSGE
- a CDS encoding AAA family ATPase, translated to MREHVIAQKYELEKLGKEHYVEREAEKKLKQYLPTDLIKVITGPRRAGKSFLAVRALKENFGYVNFDDEVLTKAEDLNEVLKLVHEVYGEFETLFLDEIQNVKDWELFVNRLRRLGYNVVLTGSNSKLLSSELPSDGEICGR